The Pantoea vagans genome includes a window with the following:
- a CDS encoding exoribonuclease II — MFQDNPLLAQLKEKLHAQTPRAEGVVKGTEKGFGFLEVDAQKSYFIPPPQMKKVMHGDRISAVIHTDKDRESAEPETLIEPFLSRFVGRVQKKDDRLSIVPDHPLLKDAIQCRAARDVTHEFQNGDWAVAEMRRHPLKGDRGFYAELTEFIVTADDHLAPWWVTLSRHNLEREAPKVAFGEMLDEHLQREDLTALNFVTIDSASTEDMDDALYVETTADGNVSLTIAIADPTAYVAEGSELDKLASKRAFTNYLPGFNIPMLPRELSDNVCSLRPDVRRPALACRVTVLPDGSLADDVHFFAAWIESKAKLVYDEVSDWLENTGSWQPENDAIAEQIRLLHRVCLARSEWRQTHALVFKDRPDYRFVLGEKGEVLDIISEPRRIANRIVEEAMILANVCAAKTLQEKLGFGIYNLHTGFDLANAEQAAGVLAGHGITVDPQAITTLDGFRQLRRELDAQPTQYLDSRIRRFQSFAEVGTEPGPHFGLGLEAYATWTSPIRKYGDMINHRLLKAIVRGESIARPNDDVTTIMSERRRLNRMAERDVGDWLYARFLAPSAGTDRKFSAEIIDVSRGGMRVRLLENGAVAFIPAPFIHAVRDELVCSQESGTVQIKGEVAYRVTDIIDVTIAEVRMETRSVVARPAA; from the coding sequence ATGTTCCAGGATAACCCGCTGCTCGCGCAGCTGAAAGAGAAGCTTCACGCGCAAACTCCGCGCGCCGAAGGTGTTGTGAAAGGCACGGAAAAAGGGTTTGGCTTCCTTGAAGTCGATGCCCAAAAAAGCTACTTCATTCCTCCTCCGCAGATGAAAAAAGTGATGCACGGTGACCGTATTTCAGCGGTGATCCACACTGATAAAGATCGCGAGAGTGCCGAGCCGGAAACCCTGATCGAGCCGTTCCTGTCCCGCTTTGTCGGTCGCGTCCAGAAGAAGGATGACCGCCTGTCGATTGTCCCTGACCATCCTCTGTTGAAAGATGCGATTCAATGCCGCGCGGCGCGCGATGTCACGCATGAATTCCAGAACGGTGACTGGGCTGTGGCAGAAATGCGTCGCCACCCGCTGAAAGGCGATCGCGGTTTTTATGCTGAACTGACTGAATTCATTGTCACTGCGGACGATCACCTTGCGCCGTGGTGGGTCACCCTGTCGCGCCATAATCTGGAGCGCGAAGCGCCGAAAGTGGCCTTCGGTGAGATGCTCGACGAACATTTACAGCGTGAAGATCTGACCGCACTGAACTTCGTGACCATCGACAGCGCCAGCACCGAAGATATGGATGATGCGCTGTATGTCGAAACCACCGCCGACGGCAACGTGTCACTGACCATCGCCATCGCCGATCCTACTGCCTATGTGGCAGAAGGCAGTGAGCTGGATAAACTCGCGTCTAAGCGTGCCTTTACCAACTACTTGCCGGGCTTCAACATCCCAATGCTGCCGCGTGAACTGTCTGACAATGTCTGTTCACTGCGTCCTGACGTGCGTCGCCCAGCGTTGGCCTGCCGAGTCACCGTGCTGCCAGACGGCAGCCTGGCTGACGATGTGCACTTCTTCGCGGCCTGGATCGAATCTAAAGCCAAACTGGTTTATGACGAAGTCTCCGACTGGCTGGAAAATACCGGCAGCTGGCAGCCTGAAAATGACGCCATTGCTGAGCAGATCCGTCTGCTGCATCGTGTGTGCCTGGCCCGCAGCGAGTGGCGTCAAACCCATGCGCTGGTGTTCAAAGATCGCCCTGACTACCGCTTCGTGCTGGGTGAGAAAGGCGAAGTGCTGGATATCATCTCTGAGCCACGTCGCATCGCTAACCGCATTGTAGAAGAGGCGATGATTCTGGCTAACGTCTGTGCAGCAAAAACGCTGCAAGAGAAGTTGGGCTTCGGTATTTACAACCTGCACACCGGTTTTGACCTGGCGAATGCCGAGCAAGCCGCTGGCGTGTTGGCCGGTCACGGTATTACCGTTGACCCTCAGGCGATCACTACGCTGGACGGTTTCCGCCAGCTGCGCCGTGAACTGGATGCACAGCCAACGCAATACCTCGACAGCCGTATCCGTCGTTTCCAGAGCTTTGCCGAAGTCGGCACCGAGCCGGGCCCACACTTTGGCCTTGGCCTCGAAGCCTACGCGACCTGGACTTCGCCAATTCGTAAGTACGGCGACATGATCAACCATCGCCTGCTAAAAGCTATCGTACGTGGCGAGAGCATTGCGCGTCCTAACGATGACGTCACCACCATTATGAGTGAGCGTCGTCGTCTGAACCGCATGGCTGAGCGTGATGTCGGTGACTGGCTGTATGCGCGTTTCCTTGCGCCGTCTGCTGGCACTGACCGCAAGTTCAGCGCGGAGATTATCGACGTTTCTCGTGGTGGCATGCGTGTGCGTCTGCTGGAAAATGGTGCCGTTGCCTTTATCCCTGCCCCGTTCATTCACGCGGTGCGTGATGAGCTGGTGTGCTCGCAAGAGAGTGGCACCGTGCAGATCAAAGGCGAAGTGGCCTATCGCGTGACCGACATTATCGATGTGACCATCGCCGAAGTGCGTATGGAAACCCGCAGTGTCGTGGCGCGTCCAGCTGCCTAA